The proteins below come from a single Streptomyces sp. M92 genomic window:
- a CDS encoding EamA/RhaT family transporter — MSAENGTNGTPDTPAGPRPEPLRFYGTTWVHHDNGYTARRVGLAVGSLAAAAAACFVLRVAYQGLQIADIGSFVSLLMIVMFAVCSALAFRHTWSAFGTRPDPDRQSSLRGLLAIGFVGSLLAYFFRTFTEAPGEKLHRAEYEKARAEYEKRTTRRSGNPSKKRRRR; from the coding sequence GTGAGCGCAGAGAACGGCACCAACGGCACCCCGGACACCCCCGCGGGCCCCCGCCCCGAACCCCTCCGGTTCTACGGCACGACCTGGGTCCACCACGACAACGGCTACACCGCCCGTCGGGTGGGCCTCGCCGTCGGCTCCCTCGCCGCGGCGGCCGCCGCCTGCTTCGTGCTCCGCGTCGCCTACCAGGGTCTCCAGATCGCGGACATCGGCAGCTTCGTCTCGCTGCTGATGATCGTGATGTTCGCGGTCTGCAGCGCGCTCGCCTTCCGCCACACCTGGTCCGCCTTCGGCACCCGCCCCGACCCCGACCGCCAGTCCTCCCTCCGCGGACTGCTGGCCATCGGATTCGTCGGCTCCCTCCTCGCCTACTTCTTCCGCACCTTCACCGAGGCCCCGGGCGAGAAACTGCACCGCGCGGAGTACGAGAAGGCCCGCGCGGAGTACGAGAAGCGCACCACCCGCCGCTCGGGAAACCCTTCCAAGAAGCGCCGCCGCCGCTGA
- a CDS encoding GlxA family transcriptional regulator, producing MAAPYRIAMVAFPGIRAFDVSVITEVWGADRTDRGAPAFELRRAAVDGTTVVPMRGGLALHPDRPLDWLDRADLVVVPGLDDHVTPAPAPVLDALRRAHARGTPVAALCGGAFTLAQAGLLDDRRAITHWRLVDLLRTRHPRIKVVPDALFIEDDNIWTAAGTAAGIDLCLHLVRLAHGAEAAATIARSMVTAPFRTGTQAQFIEHPTPRADRDADALADVREHALRHLHEPLTVADLAARAGMSPRTFARHFTAATGTTPLRWLLDQRVAAAQKLLERTDLAMPEVARRSGFGSEVTMRQHFASRLATSPRAYRAAFTGGSNPIAR from the coding sequence ATGGCAGCCCCCTACCGCATCGCCATGGTCGCCTTCCCGGGTATCCGGGCCTTCGACGTCTCCGTCATCACCGAGGTGTGGGGCGCCGACCGCACCGACCGGGGCGCCCCCGCCTTCGAGCTGCGCCGCGCCGCCGTCGACGGCACCACCGTCGTCCCGATGCGCGGCGGCCTCGCCCTCCACCCCGACCGCCCGCTCGACTGGCTGGACCGGGCCGACCTGGTCGTGGTGCCCGGCCTCGACGACCACGTCACCCCGGCACCCGCCCCGGTCCTCGACGCCCTCCGCCGCGCCCATGCCCGCGGCACGCCTGTCGCCGCCCTCTGCGGAGGCGCCTTCACCCTCGCCCAGGCAGGCCTCCTCGACGACCGCCGTGCCATCACCCACTGGCGCCTGGTCGACCTCCTCCGGACCCGGCACCCTCGGATCAAGGTCGTCCCGGACGCCCTCTTCATCGAGGACGACAACATCTGGACCGCCGCGGGCACGGCGGCGGGCATCGACCTCTGCCTCCACCTGGTCCGTCTGGCCCACGGCGCCGAGGCCGCCGCCACCATCGCCCGCTCGATGGTCACCGCCCCCTTCCGCACAGGCACACAGGCCCAGTTCATCGAGCACCCCACACCCCGCGCCGACCGGGACGCCGACGCCCTCGCCGACGTCCGCGAGCACGCCCTGCGCCACCTGCACGAACCTCTCACCGTCGCCGACCTGGCAGCCCGCGCGGGCATGTCCCCCCGCACCTTCGCCCGCCACTTCACGGCGGCGACCGGTACCACCCCGCTCCGCTGGCTCCTCGACCAGCGTGTCGCCGCCGCCCAGAAACTCCTGGAGCGCACCGACCTGGCCATGCCCGAGGTGGCCCGCCGGTCCGGCTTCGGCAGCGAGGTCACGATGCGCCAGCACTTCGCATCGCGCCTCGCCACCAGCCCCCGCGCCTACCGAGCCGCGTTCACCGGCGGCAGCAACCCGATCGCCCGGTAG
- a CDS encoding SH3 domain-containing protein, with the protein MSADQLTDAAGEDESTTAEAVTTTAAAAGSYPVAPGYRLNVRSGPGTGYSVVRVLPEGSRVQIYCQTSGTRVSGPYGTSNIWDNIGSGQYVSDAYVRTGSDGYVAPRC; encoded by the coding sequence ATGTCTGCCGACCAGCTCACGGACGCCGCGGGCGAGGACGAGAGCACGACCGCCGAGGCCGTCACCACGACGGCCGCTGCCGCCGGCTCCTACCCGGTGGCGCCGGGCTACCGGCTGAACGTCCGCAGCGGTCCCGGCACCGGCTACTCCGTCGTCCGGGTCCTGCCCGAGGGGTCGCGGGTGCAGATCTACTGCCAGACGTCGGGCACCAGGGTCTCGGGCCCGTACGGCACCTCGAACATCTGGGACAACATCGGCAGCGGCCAGTACGTCTCCGACGCGTACGTCCGCACCGGCAGCGACGGTTACGTGGCCCCCCGCTGCTGA
- a CDS encoding class I SAM-dependent methyltransferase — MTPTPGATPPPAQPAAHAARAHSFNSAAAQYAANRPSYPPALFDVLEEFAGHPLAGSRVVDVGAGTGIATARLHARGADVIAVEPGDGMAAEFRHTLPDVPVVQGNGNALPLADHSADLLTYAQAWHWTDPALSVPEALRVLRPGGTLALWWNTEALDVPWIAAAARRVDRHFDHELSAERREVGPGVADPAGRLGLTRREIRWSRRVPVDTHLANLTSHSVFLTDTAERRAAFLAEERRHLLTAFPDGVVEETYVVVLLLAGAPATA, encoded by the coding sequence ATGACGCCGACGCCCGGAGCCACCCCACCCCCGGCCCAGCCCGCCGCCCACGCCGCCCGCGCCCACTCCTTCAACTCGGCCGCGGCCCAGTACGCCGCCAACCGCCCCTCCTACCCGCCCGCCCTCTTCGACGTGCTGGAGGAGTTCGCCGGCCACCCTCTGGCCGGCTCCCGTGTCGTGGACGTCGGCGCCGGTACGGGCATCGCCACCGCCCGCCTGCACGCGCGCGGCGCCGACGTGATCGCCGTCGAACCCGGCGACGGCATGGCCGCCGAGTTCCGCCACACCCTCCCCGACGTGCCGGTCGTCCAGGGCAACGGCAACGCCCTCCCCCTCGCCGACCACAGCGCCGACCTCCTCACCTACGCCCAGGCGTGGCACTGGACCGACCCCGCGCTCTCGGTCCCGGAGGCGCTCCGCGTGCTGCGACCGGGCGGCACGCTCGCACTGTGGTGGAACACCGAGGCCTTGGACGTGCCCTGGATCGCCGCGGCGGCCCGCCGCGTCGACCGGCACTTCGACCACGAGCTGTCCGCCGAGAGACGGGAGGTCGGCCCGGGCGTCGCCGACCCCGCGGGCCGCCTCGGCCTCACCCGCCGTGAGATCCGCTGGAGCCGCCGCGTCCCCGTCGACACCCACCTGGCCAACCTCACCAGCCACTCCGTCTTCCTGACCGACACCGCCGAACGCCGCGCGGCCTTCCTGGCCGAGGAGCGCCGGCACCTCCTGACCGCCTTCCCGGACGGAGTCGTCGAGGAGACGTACGTCGTCGTCCTCCTGCTCGCCGGGGCCCCTGCGACCGCTTGA
- a CDS encoding DUF4232 domain-containing protein, translated as MRVRKLTIAAMALAAGLSLTACQNDDATDGSAAPPAASTGSSSTGGSASTGPDQQGGTDSEGTPGATGGTGGAGGTDEDGKAAAKCRTDELEITATDATIGGDDRGTVAVDLKNGGGRDCSLAGHAGVDLKTNSGTLSAERTGEPAPSVVLKDGERITFGITYPINDSGGSGVRITGLVVTPPDETKSVTLDWPGGATLPVTDGSGTPVQVGPLGSAGQGG; from the coding sequence ATGCGCGTTCGCAAGCTGACCATCGCCGCCATGGCCCTCGCCGCCGGCCTTTCGCTCACGGCCTGCCAGAACGACGACGCCACCGACGGGAGCGCCGCCCCGCCGGCCGCCTCCACCGGGTCCTCCTCGACCGGCGGCTCCGCTTCGACGGGCCCGGACCAGCAGGGCGGAACGGACTCCGAGGGGACCCCCGGCGCCACGGGAGGCACCGGAGGCGCCGGAGGCACCGACGAGGACGGCAAGGCGGCGGCCAAGTGCCGCACGGACGAGCTGGAGATCACGGCGACCGACGCCACGATCGGCGGCGACGACAGGGGCACCGTCGCGGTGGACCTGAAGAACGGCGGCGGCCGGGACTGCTCGCTCGCGGGCCACGCGGGCGTCGACCTGAAGACGAATTCCGGCACCCTGTCCGCCGAGCGCACGGGCGAGCCGGCCCCCTCGGTGGTCCTGAAGGACGGGGAGCGGATCACCTTCGGCATCACCTACCCGATCAACGACTCGGGCGGCTCCGGCGTCCGCATCACGGGGCTGGTGGTGACCCCGCCGGACGAGACGAAGTCGGTCACCCTCGACTGGCCGGGCGGCGCCACGCTGCCCGTCACGGACGGCTCCGGCACCCCGGTGCAGGTCGGCCCGCTCGGCAGCGCCGGCCAGGGCGGCTGA
- a CDS encoding cysteine hydrolase family protein → MEILENAALVVVDVQKGFEEADFWGTRNNPAADDNIAALIDAWQSAGRPVVFVRHDSAEPGSPLRAGYRGNGFKEYVEQRRGKGGGAELLVTKSVNSAFLGSPDLGAWLRGAGISQIVLAGIQTNMCVETTARMGGNLGYEVVVALDATYTFGLAGPFGWRQSADELARASAVSLHGGGFARVVTTEDVLSAAK, encoded by the coding sequence ATGGAGATCCTGGAGAACGCGGCACTGGTGGTCGTGGACGTGCAGAAGGGCTTCGAGGAAGCCGACTTCTGGGGTACGCGCAACAATCCGGCGGCGGACGACAACATCGCCGCACTCATCGACGCATGGCAGTCGGCCGGGCGGCCGGTCGTCTTCGTGCGGCACGACTCCGCCGAGCCTGGATCGCCGTTGCGGGCCGGGTACCGGGGCAACGGGTTCAAGGAGTACGTGGAGCAGCGGCGCGGGAAGGGCGGCGGGGCCGAGTTGCTGGTCACGAAGTCCGTGAACTCGGCGTTCCTGGGGTCGCCGGACCTGGGCGCCTGGCTGCGCGGGGCGGGAATCTCGCAGATCGTGCTGGCCGGGATCCAGACCAACATGTGCGTCGAGACGACGGCACGGATGGGCGGGAACCTCGGATACGAGGTCGTCGTCGCCCTCGACGCCACGTACACCTTCGGGCTGGCGGGACCCTTCGGCTGGCGGCAGAGCGCCGACGAGCTGGCCCGGGCATCGGCGGTTTCGCTGCACGGGGGCGGCTTCGCGCGGGTGGTGACGACCGAGGACGTGCTGAGCGCGGCGAAGTGA
- a CDS encoding serine/threonine-protein kinase, protein MAPQPNAGAGAEAELPEYAGHYRLESCLGSGGMGVVHLARSTSGMRVAVKVVHASYARDPEFRGRFRQEVAAARRVSGAFTAPVVDADPDSGRPWMATLYIPGPTLSEQVKRNGPMDPDQLRRLMAGLAEALRDIHRVGVVHRDLKPSNVLLAEDGPKVIDFGISRPKDSELRTETGKLIGTPPFMAPEQFRRPREVGPAADVFALGSLMVHAATGRGPFDSDSPYVVAYQVVHDEPDLVGVPETLAPLVLRCLAKEPGDRPTPDELMRELRSVAAAYDTQVFIPAQRVQAAEGEAGAVAPRAPDVREVPAAREAAAVGEAPAESAPGRGADVPARWSVRRLGRRTGLVAGAVSLAVLGGLASVQVFGGAEPARKAPAGRSAPGGFGVWEAAPASKGAGMPQCSYAARVLLCARPGVVFALDPADGGTLWRHEAEEAVRSEPPVVSGGLVQPSLDRTGTLEALDPATGRQVWQEDVPEYDGVRVAGDTLLLTRSDGTVTGVDSASGDVEWSHRIPGQAVPYFSTFAGDPSAYAVSAAGDGERTRVTAVDPATGDVRWDAELAGSLTPVGAADGSVYLVAGGAVYGDAKAVVRYTPGTGDVRRVKLPVPVAQAEAGVRGDTVYLMGAGGSLVAVDMAAGKQRWRLETGVSRGSAPASDGRHVYVSAPDGRLLGVDARTGRLLGQTRPRLGAESDRVPAALPRPVLAGGHVYAGAPDGTVFGVAGRDPAGW, encoded by the coding sequence ATGGCGCCGCAGCCGAACGCCGGAGCGGGCGCGGAAGCGGAACTTCCGGAGTACGCCGGTCACTACCGTCTGGAGTCCTGTCTGGGTTCGGGCGGGATGGGCGTCGTGCACCTGGCCCGGAGCACTTCGGGAATGCGGGTCGCGGTGAAGGTCGTACACGCCTCGTATGCCAGGGACCCCGAGTTCAGGGGACGGTTCCGGCAGGAGGTGGCCGCGGCGCGGCGGGTGAGCGGGGCGTTCACGGCACCGGTCGTGGACGCCGATCCGGACAGCGGGCGGCCCTGGATGGCCACGCTGTACATCCCCGGTCCGACGCTCTCCGAGCAGGTGAAGCGGAACGGGCCGATGGATCCGGACCAGTTGCGCCGGCTGATGGCCGGGCTCGCGGAGGCGCTGCGCGACATCCACCGGGTCGGGGTCGTGCACCGGGACCTGAAGCCGAGCAACGTGCTGCTCGCCGAGGACGGGCCGAAGGTCATCGACTTCGGCATCTCCCGGCCGAAGGACAGCGAGCTGCGGACCGAGACCGGGAAGCTGATCGGCACGCCGCCGTTCATGGCGCCCGAGCAGTTCCGGCGGCCCCGGGAGGTCGGGCCCGCCGCGGACGTGTTCGCGCTCGGGTCGCTCATGGTGCACGCGGCGACCGGACGCGGGCCGTTCGACTCCGACAGTCCCTACGTCGTCGCCTACCAGGTCGTGCACGACGAGCCCGACCTGGTAGGCGTACCGGAGACGCTCGCGCCGCTGGTGCTGCGCTGTCTCGCCAAGGAGCCCGGCGACCGGCCCACGCCGGACGAGCTGATGCGGGAGCTGCGGTCGGTGGCGGCGGCGTACGACACGCAGGTGTTCATACCGGCGCAGCGGGTGCAGGCGGCGGAAGGGGAAGCGGGGGCGGTGGCGCCGCGGGCGCCGGACGTACGGGAGGTCCCCGCCGCACGCGAGGCTGCCGCCGTAGGCGAGGCTCCTGCGGAAAGTGCTCCGGGGCGCGGAGCCGACGTACCCGCGCGGTGGTCCGTGCGGCGGCTGGGGCGGCGGACGGGGCTGGTGGCCGGGGCGGTGAGCCTCGCCGTGCTGGGCGGGCTCGCCTCGGTCCAGGTGTTCGGCGGCGCGGAACCGGCGCGGAAGGCGCCCGCCGGCCGGAGCGCGCCCGGCGGTTTCGGCGTGTGGGAGGCGGCTCCCGCGTCGAAGGGCGCGGGGATGCCGCAGTGCTCGTACGCGGCGCGGGTGCTGCTGTGCGCGCGGCCCGGGGTGGTCTTCGCCCTCGATCCGGCCGACGGCGGCACGCTGTGGCGGCACGAGGCCGAGGAGGCGGTGCGCAGTGAACCGCCGGTCGTGTCGGGCGGCCTGGTGCAGCCCTCCCTCGACCGGACCGGCACGCTGGAGGCGCTCGATCCGGCCACGGGCCGGCAGGTGTGGCAGGAGGACGTGCCCGAGTACGACGGAGTGCGGGTGGCCGGTGACACCCTGCTGCTCACCCGCTCCGACGGGACGGTCACCGGTGTGGACAGCGCCTCGGGCGACGTCGAGTGGTCGCACCGGATTCCGGGGCAGGCCGTGCCGTACTTCTCGACCTTCGCCGGGGACCCGTCGGCGTACGCGGTGAGTGCGGCCGGGGACGGGGAGCGGACCCGGGTCACCGCGGTGGACCCGGCCACCGGTGACGTGCGGTGGGACGCGGAGCTGGCCGGGTCGCTGACGCCCGTGGGGGCGGCGGACGGGTCGGTGTACCTCGTCGCGGGCGGTGCCGTGTACGGGGACGCGAAGGCCGTGGTGCGGTACACGCCCGGTACGGGTGACGTCCGGCGGGTGAAGCTGCCGGTGCCGGTCGCGCAGGCCGAGGCCGGGGTGCGCGGGGACACCGTGTACCTGATGGGCGCGGGCGGTTCGCTGGTGGCCGTGGACATGGCGGCGGGGAAGCAGCGGTGGCGGCTGGAGACGGGGGTGAGCCGGGGCTCGGCGCCCGCGTCCGACGGGCGGCACGTGTACGTCAGCGCGCCGGACGGGCGGCTCCTCGGTGTCGACGCCCGTACGGGACGGCTGCTGGGGCAGACGCGGCCGCGGCTCGGTGCCGAGTCGGACCGCGTGCCCGCCGCGCTCCCCCGGCCCGTGCTCGCGGGCGGCCACGTCTACGCGGGTGCGCCCGACGGGACGGTGTTCGGGGTGGCGGGGCGGGACCCCGCCGGCTGGTAG
- the proC gene encoding pyrroline-5-carboxylate reductase, with the protein MTQKVAVLGTGKIGEALLSGMIGAGWAPADLLVTARRQERADELRARHGVTPVTNAEAAKTADTLILTVKPQDMGTLLDELAPHVPADRLVISGAAGIPTAFFEERLAPGTPVVRVMTNTPALVDEAMSVISAGTHATADHLAHTEEIFGAVGKTLRVPESQQDACTALSGSGPAYFFYLVEAMTDAGILLGLPRDKAHDLIVQSAIGAAKMLRDSGEHPVRLRENVTSPAGTTINAIRELENHGVRAALIAALEAARDRSRELASGTKD; encoded by the coding sequence ATGACCCAGAAAGTCGCAGTCCTCGGCACCGGCAAGATCGGCGAAGCCCTGCTCAGCGGAATGATCGGAGCCGGCTGGGCCCCCGCCGACCTCCTGGTCACCGCCCGCCGCCAGGAACGGGCCGACGAACTCCGCGCCCGCCACGGAGTCACCCCCGTCACCAACGCCGAGGCCGCCAAGACCGCCGACACCCTGATCCTCACGGTCAAGCCGCAGGACATGGGCACCCTCCTCGACGAACTCGCCCCGCACGTCCCCGCCGACCGCCTGGTCATCAGCGGCGCCGCGGGCATCCCGACCGCCTTCTTCGAGGAGCGTCTCGCCCCCGGCACCCCGGTGGTCCGCGTCATGACGAACACCCCGGCCCTCGTCGACGAGGCCATGTCCGTCATCTCCGCCGGCACCCACGCCACCGCCGATCACCTCGCCCACACCGAGGAGATCTTCGGCGCCGTCGGCAAGACCCTGCGCGTCCCCGAGTCCCAGCAGGACGCCTGCACCGCCCTCTCCGGCTCCGGCCCGGCGTACTTCTTCTACCTGGTCGAGGCCATGACCGACGCAGGCATCCTCCTGGGCCTGCCCCGCGACAAGGCGCACGACCTCATCGTCCAGTCCGCGATCGGCGCCGCGAAGATGCTCCGCGACAGCGGCGAACACCCGGTCAGGCTCCGCGAGAACGTCACGTCCCCCGCCGGAACCACGATCAACGCCATCCGCGAGCTCGAGAACCACGGCGTCCGCGCCGCCCTCATCGCCGCCCTGGAGGCCGCCCGCGACCGCAGCCGCGAACTGGCCTCCGGCACCAAGGACTGA
- a CDS encoding ABC transporter permease: MTTPTAPAPALPPAPTRALSLSRTTATAARVLRQLSHDPRTIALLMLIPCVMLFLLRYVFDGSPRTFDNIGASLLGIFPLITMFLVTSIATLRERTSGTLERLLAMPLGKGDLIAGYALAFGTLAIVQSALATGLAVWLLGLDVTGSPWLLLLVALLDALLGTALGLFVSAFAASEFQAVQFMPAVIFPQLLLCGLFTPRDKMHPALEAISDVLPMSYAVDGMNEVLRHTDMTTAFIRDALIVAGSAVLVLTLGAATLKRRTA, from the coding sequence ATGACCACACCCACGGCCCCCGCGCCCGCTCTGCCCCCGGCCCCCACACGCGCCCTCAGCCTCTCCCGCACCACCGCCACGGCCGCCCGGGTCCTGCGCCAGCTGAGCCACGACCCGCGCACCATCGCCCTGCTGATGCTGATCCCCTGCGTGATGCTCTTCCTGCTGCGTTACGTCTTCGACGGCAGCCCGCGCACCTTCGACAACATCGGCGCCTCGCTCCTCGGGATCTTCCCGCTGATCACGATGTTCCTGGTCACGTCCATCGCGACCCTGCGCGAGCGCACCTCCGGCACCCTCGAACGCCTCCTCGCCATGCCCCTGGGCAAGGGCGACCTGATCGCCGGCTACGCCCTGGCCTTCGGCACCCTCGCCATCGTCCAGTCGGCCCTCGCCACCGGCCTGGCCGTCTGGCTCCTCGGCCTCGACGTGACCGGCAGCCCCTGGCTCCTGCTCCTGGTCGCGCTGCTCGACGCCCTCCTCGGCACGGCACTCGGCCTCTTCGTCTCGGCCTTCGCGGCCTCCGAGTTCCAGGCGGTGCAGTTCATGCCGGCCGTGATCTTCCCCCAGCTGCTCCTCTGCGGCCTGTTCACCCCGCGCGACAAGATGCACCCGGCCCTGGAGGCGATCTCCGACGTCCTGCCGATGTCGTACGCGGTGGACGGCATGAACGAGGTCCTCCGCCACACCGACATGACCACCGCCTTCATCCGTGACGCCCTGATCGTCGCGGGCAGCGCCGTGCTGGTCCTGACCCTGGGCGCGGCGACCTTGAAACGCCGAACGGCGTGA
- the ilvD gene encoding dihydroxy-acid dehydratase produces MPELRSRTVTHGRNMAGARALMRASGVPGADIGRKPVIAVANSFTEFVPGHTHLAPVGRIVSEAVVAAGGIPREFNTIAVDDGIAMGHGGMLYSLPSRDLIADSVEYMVEAHCADALICISNCDKITPGMLNAALRLNIPTVFVSGGPMESGRATLVDGTVRTLDLVDAMSEAVNDKISDEDILRIEENACPTCGSCSGMFTANSMNCLTEAIGLSLPGNGSVLATHTARKALYENAARTVLDLTRRYYEQDDDSVLPRNIATPAAFENAMALDIAMGGSTNTILHLLAAAQEAEVAYGLTEMDALSRRVPCLAKVAPNVAKDRTYYMEDVHRAGGIPALLGELHRGGLLNEDVHSVHSPSLADWLKTWDIRGGSPSQEAVELWHAAPGCVRSAEAFSQSERWDSLDEDAEGGCIRSVEHAYSKDGGLAVLRGNLAVDGCVVKTAGVDESIWTFEGPAVVCESQEEAVQKILTQQVKEGDVVVIRYEGPKGGPGMQEMLYPTSYLKGRGLGKACALVTDGRFSGGTSGLSIGHASPEAAAGGTIALVEDGDRIRIDIPNRSIELLVDDAELTRREQALNGRYAPKNRDRKVSAALKAYAAMATSADKGAVRDVSKLG; encoded by the coding sequence GTCATCGCCGTCGCCAACAGCTTCACGGAGTTCGTGCCGGGCCACACCCACCTCGCGCCGGTCGGCCGGATCGTCAGCGAGGCGGTCGTCGCGGCCGGCGGCATCCCGCGCGAGTTCAACACGATCGCCGTCGACGACGGCATCGCCATGGGCCACGGCGGCATGCTCTACTCCCTCCCCTCCCGCGACCTGATCGCGGACAGCGTGGAGTACATGGTCGAGGCCCACTGCGCCGACGCCCTGATCTGCATCTCCAACTGCGACAAGATCACCCCGGGCATGCTCAACGCGGCGCTCCGCCTGAACATCCCGACGGTCTTCGTCTCCGGCGGCCCCATGGAGTCCGGCCGCGCCACCCTGGTCGACGGCACGGTCCGCACGCTGGACCTGGTCGACGCGATGTCGGAGGCGGTCAACGACAAGATCTCCGACGAGGACATCCTCCGCATCGAGGAGAACGCCTGCCCGACCTGCGGCTCCTGCTCCGGCATGTTCACCGCCAACTCGATGAACTGCCTCACCGAGGCCATCGGCCTCTCCCTCCCCGGCAACGGCTCGGTCCTCGCCACCCACACCGCCCGCAAGGCGCTCTACGAGAACGCCGCCCGCACGGTCCTGGACCTGACCCGCCGCTACTACGAGCAGGACGACGACTCGGTCCTGCCCCGCAACATCGCCACCCCCGCGGCCTTCGAGAACGCCATGGCGCTCGACATCGCGATGGGCGGCTCCACCAACACGATCCTGCACCTGCTGGCCGCCGCCCAGGAGGCGGAGGTCGCCTACGGCCTCACCGAGATGGACGCCCTCTCGCGCCGCGTCCCGTGCCTGGCCAAGGTCGCGCCGAACGTCGCCAAGGACCGCACGTACTACATGGAGGACGTGCACCGCGCGGGCGGCATCCCCGCCCTCCTCGGCGAACTGCACCGCGGCGGCCTGCTCAACGAGGACGTCCACTCCGTCCACAGCCCGTCCCTGGCCGACTGGCTGAAGACCTGGGACATCCGCGGCGGCTCGCCCTCCCAGGAGGCCGTCGAGCTGTGGCACGCGGCCCCCGGCTGCGTCCGCTCCGCCGAGGCCTTCTCCCAGTCCGAGCGCTGGGACTCCCTGGACGAGGACGCCGAGGGCGGCTGCATCCGCTCCGTCGAGCACGCCTACTCCAAGGACGGCGGCCTCGCGGTCCTGCGCGGCAACCTCGCCGTGGACGGCTGCGTCGTCAAGACCGCCGGCGTGGACGAGTCGATCTGGACCTTCGAGGGCCCGGCCGTCGTCTGCGAGTCGCAGGAGGAGGCCGTCCAGAAGATCCTCACCCAGCAGGTCAAGGAGGGCGACGTCGTCGTCATCCGCTACGAGGGCCCCAAGGGCGGCCCCGGCATGCAGGAGATGCTCTACCCGACCTCGTACCTGAAGGGCCGCGGCCTCGGGAAGGCCTGCGCCCTGGTCACCGACGGCCGCTTCTCCGGCGGCACCTCGGGCCTGTCCATCGGCCACGCCTCGCCCGAGGCGGCGGCCGGCGGCACCATCGCCCTCGTCGAGGACGGCGACCGCATCCGCATCGACATCCCCAACCGCTCCATCGAGCTGCTGGTCGACGACGCCGAGCTGACCCGTCGTGAGCAGGCCCTGAACGGCCGGTACGCCCCGAAGAACCGCGACCGCAAGGTCTCCGCGGCCCTGAAGGCGTACGCCGCGATGGCGACCAGCGCCGACAAGGGCGCCGTGCGCGACGTGAGCAAGCTGGGCTGA
- a CDS encoding ABC transporter ATP-binding protein, which produces MMNYSSAPPGEAGGAPAPPAVHAEDLTVVRGPRTVLRGLGFTVPRGRITGLLGPSGCGKSTLMRAIAGTQAEVTGTLDVLGRPAGHPALRTRIGYVTQAPSVFDDLTVRQNLDYFAAILAPGRAASDRRRDDVTRAITDVDLTSHADALAGNLSGGQRSRVSLAVALLGDPELLILDEPTVGLDPVLRRDLWTLFHSLAADRGATLLVSSHVMDEAERCHRLLLMREGEILAEDTPDALRARTGSETVEGAFLHLVDEAKAKAATRTKETTR; this is translated from the coding sequence ATGATGAATTACTCTTCCGCCCCACCCGGAGAAGCCGGCGGTGCCCCCGCCCCACCCGCCGTCCACGCCGAGGACCTCACCGTCGTCCGAGGCCCCCGCACCGTCCTGCGCGGCCTCGGCTTCACCGTCCCCCGAGGCCGGATCACCGGCCTCCTCGGCCCCTCAGGCTGTGGCAAGTCGACCCTCATGCGCGCGATCGCCGGCACCCAGGCCGAGGTCACCGGCACCCTGGACGTCCTCGGCCGCCCCGCCGGCCACCCCGCCCTCCGTACCCGCATCGGCTACGTCACCCAGGCCCCGTCCGTCTTCGACGACCTGACCGTCCGCCAGAACCTCGACTACTTCGCCGCGATACTCGCCCCCGGCAGAGCCGCCTCCGACCGCCGTCGGGACGACGTCACCCGGGCGATCACCGACGTCGACCTCACCTCCCACGCCGACGCCCTCGCCGGCAACCTCTCCGGCGGCCAGCGCAGCCGCGTCTCCCTCGCCGTCGCCCTCCTCGGCGACCCGGAGCTCCTGATCCTCGACGAACCGACCGTCGGCCTGGACCCCGTACTCCGCCGAGACCTGTGGACCCTCTTCCACTCCCTCGCCGCCGACCGCGGCGCCACTCTCCTCGTCTCCTCCCACGTCATGGACGAGGCCGAGCGCTGCCACCGCCTCCTCCTCATGCGCGAGGGCGAGATCCTCGCCGAGGACACCCCCGACGCCCTGCGCGCCCGCACCGGCTCCGAAACGGTCGAGGGAGCCTTCCTCCACCTGGTCGACGAGGCGAAGGCGAAGGCGGCGACCCGCACGAAGGAGACCACCCGATGA